In Deltaproteobacteria bacterium, the sequence GGGTAAGCTTATAATATTTCATGCCGGAAGCTTATCAGTCCCCTTTGAGGCTATGGAAAAGGCCTTTGAGGCAAAGTATCCGAACGTAGATCTTCAACGTGAGGCAAGCGGAAGCCGAAAAGCTGCACGGAAGGTTTCAGACCTGAGAAAACCGTGCGATATCATGGCATCGGCCGATTTCACCGTCATCGATGGGATACTCATCCCTGAATATGCGAACTGGAATATCAGGTTTGCCACCAATCGTCTCGTCCTTTGTTATACGGACAAGAGTAGATATGCCAGGAAGATCAATGCAAATAACTGGTATGAAATTCTAACAAGAAAAGGAGTCGTATGGGGACATTCAGATCCGAACGCCGATCCCTGCGGTTACAGGTCCTTAATGGTGCTTCAACTGGCAGAAAAGTACTATAAAAAACCGGGACTTTACCAAAAGCTCATTAATAGCCGTCCAAAGGAAAATATCAGGCCCAAATCGGTGGAACTGGTTGCCCTTCTGCAGACCGGAAATATGGATTATGCCTGGGAATACCGGTCGGTAGCGGTTCAGCATGGGCTCAAATTTATAGAACTTCCCGATAAGATTAACTTAGGGGATTATAAGTGTGACGGCTTCTATAAGCAGGCGGTAGTGACCCTCACAGGCAAAAAACCAGGTACTTATATAAAGAAGAAGGGGAAATCTTGCACTTACGGAGTTACTCTGATAAAGAATGCACCCAACAGGGAGGCTGCGATCGCCTTCCTTGAGTATCTTTTGGATCCAAATGGGGGGCTGAAGATTCTCAAAGAGATGGGGCAACCTCCATTTATCCCCTGTAGGGTCCCTTCGGTGAAGATGAAAACACAACTCCCGAAGGAATTGCAAAAGTTGGTGGAAGTTA encodes:
- the wtpA gene encoding tungstate ABC transporter substrate-binding protein WtpA, whose protein sequence is MKSGWVVLAFLGIMGGFYTTQVSAEQLRGKLIIFHAGSLSVPFEAMEKAFEAKYPNVDLQREASGSRKAARKVSDLRKPCDIMASADFTVIDGILIPEYANWNIRFATNRLVLCYTDKSRYARKINANNWYEILTRKGVVWGHSDPNADPCGYRSLMVLQLAEKYYKKPGLYQKLINSRPKENIRPKSVELVALLQTGNMDYAWEYRSVAVQHGLKFIELPDKINLGDYKCDGFYKQAVVTLTGKKPGTYIKKKGKSCTYGVTLIKNAPNREAAIAFLEYLLDPNGGLKILKEMGQPPFIPCRVPSVKMKTQLPKELQKLVEVKD